A portion of the Mycobacterium paraseoulense genome contains these proteins:
- a CDS encoding flavin monoamine oxidase family protein produces MPNPPWIVDVVVVGAGFAGLAAARELTGQGHDVVVFEGRDRVGGRSFTGSVAGLPADLGGTFVGPTQDAVLALAAELGVPTVPTHHDGKNVIHWRGWTHSYRGTIPKLSLTGLIDIGRLRWQFDRIARSVPLSAPWDARRARELDDVSLGGWLRSVRATGSSRDLLAIVSRVTWGCEPDDVSMLHAARYTHAAGGLDRLLDVENGAQQDRFPGGTQQIAEAAAAELGTRVVLNAPVRRIDRHGAGVTVTTDVGQAEAGFVVVAVPPAHRASIEFAPPLPAEYHQLAQHWPQGRLSKAYAAYSTPFWRADGFSGQALSDTGPVFITFDVSPHADGPGVLMGFVDARAFDSLSPEQRRHDTLRCFATLFGDDALKPLDYVDHRWGAEQFAPGGPTAAVPPGSWTQFGPWLREPVGPIHWAGTETADEWTGFLDGAVRSGQRAAAEISALL; encoded by the coding sequence GTGCCAAACCCGCCGTGGATCGTCGACGTCGTCGTGGTCGGCGCAGGCTTTGCGGGGCTTGCCGCGGCGCGCGAGCTGACCGGCCAGGGTCATGACGTGGTGGTCTTCGAGGGCCGCGACCGCGTCGGCGGCCGGTCCTTCACCGGCAGCGTGGCGGGATTGCCCGCAGACCTGGGGGGCACCTTCGTCGGCCCGACCCAGGACGCGGTCCTGGCGCTGGCCGCCGAACTCGGCGTCCCGACCGTCCCGACCCACCACGACGGCAAGAACGTCATCCACTGGCGGGGCTGGACGCACTCCTACCGCGGCACCATTCCCAAGCTTTCGCTGACCGGGCTGATCGACATCGGGCGGCTGCGTTGGCAATTCGACCGGATCGCCCGCAGCGTCCCGCTGTCCGCCCCGTGGGACGCGCGACGGGCGCGCGAGCTCGACGACGTGTCGCTCGGTGGCTGGCTGCGGTCCGTGCGCGCCACCGGCTCCTCGCGCGACCTGCTGGCGATCGTGTCCCGGGTGACCTGGGGGTGTGAACCCGACGACGTGTCAATGCTGCACGCGGCCCGCTATACCCACGCCGCCGGGGGCCTGGATCGCCTGCTCGACGTCGAAAACGGCGCCCAACAGGACCGTTTCCCCGGCGGCACCCAGCAGATCGCCGAGGCCGCGGCCGCCGAACTGGGCACCCGCGTCGTGCTCAACGCCCCGGTCCGCCGCATCGACCGGCACGGCGCGGGAGTGACGGTCACCACCGACGTCGGCCAGGCGGAGGCCGGGTTCGTCGTGGTCGCGGTCCCGCCCGCCCACCGCGCATCGATCGAGTTCGCTCCCCCGCTGCCGGCCGAGTACCACCAACTCGCCCAGCATTGGCCCCAGGGTCGGCTCAGCAAGGCCTACGCGGCGTATTCCACGCCGTTTTGGCGGGCCGACGGCTTCTCCGGCCAGGCGCTGTCCGACACGGGACCGGTGTTCATCACCTTCGACGTCAGTCCCCACGCCGACGGGCCGGGCGTCCTGATGGGCTTTGTCGACGCGCGCGCGTTCGACTCGCTGTCCCCCGAGCAGCGTCGCCACGACACGTTGCGCTGCTTTGCGACGTTGTTCGGCGACGATGCGCTCAAACCGCTCGACTATGTCGACCACCGTTGGGGCGCCGAACAATTCGCGCCCGGCGGTCCGACCGCGGCGGTCCCACCGGGATCGTGGACACAGTTCGGGCCGTGGCTGCGGGAACCGGTCGGGCCCATCCATTGGGCCGGCACCGAGACCGCGGACGAATGGACCGGATTTCTCGACGGCGCCGTCCGGTCCGGCCAGCGCGCGGCCGCCGAGATCAGCGCCTTGCTATGA
- a CDS encoding helix-turn-helix domain-containing protein, whose protein sequence is MTTMTSTADKAGADGAAGPVDRLPGARQADLGPAWPGIANDRGRAGGPASAIRYHQFRTVDAQAAGQFFAGAYHPGWRLSGLTGRSAVAHRRCEAGALTVDDVTIQGRVALEIPAPDGAVVIQPRAGSIGVAGAPLGPVDFPILIADDMPCLLQCNGARFDVVSVAAEVLHKVAAEGHAPLPPQIHFLNWRPRSRAAARAWHRTLDHVAMTLASPDTAHQPLIVAGLAPLLGGALLECYPSDITEQDPVNEPALPETLRGAMSFIHRHAAKDVSVNAVAAAVHLTPRAVQYLFRRQLGTTPTEYIRRVRLERAHHELLAASPPNVTVTEIAQRWGFAHTGRFAVVYRQKYGQSPHTTLRHMTAGS, encoded by the coding sequence ATGACCACCATGACGAGCACCGCCGATAAGGCCGGCGCCGATGGGGCCGCCGGCCCGGTCGATCGACTGCCCGGCGCGCGGCAAGCCGATCTCGGCCCCGCCTGGCCTGGCATCGCAAATGATCGGGGGCGCGCGGGGGGTCCGGCCTCGGCCATTCGATACCACCAGTTCCGCACCGTCGATGCGCAGGCCGCGGGCCAGTTCTTTGCCGGCGCCTACCATCCGGGCTGGCGCCTCAGCGGACTCACCGGCCGCTCGGCCGTTGCCCATCGGCGCTGCGAAGCGGGCGCGTTGACGGTCGACGACGTGACGATTCAGGGCCGGGTCGCCCTCGAGATCCCGGCCCCCGACGGCGCCGTCGTGATCCAGCCTCGCGCGGGATCGATCGGCGTCGCCGGCGCTCCTCTCGGCCCGGTGGATTTTCCCATCCTGATCGCCGATGACATGCCGTGCTTGCTGCAGTGCAACGGTGCGCGATTCGACGTGGTGAGCGTCGCCGCGGAAGTGCTGCACAAGGTCGCTGCGGAAGGGCATGCGCCGTTACCGCCGCAGATCCACTTCCTGAATTGGCGGCCACGGTCGCGCGCTGCCGCGCGGGCGTGGCATCGGACACTCGACCACGTGGCCATGACCTTGGCGTCCCCGGACACCGCCCACCAGCCGCTGATCGTGGCGGGGCTTGCTCCGCTGCTGGGCGGCGCACTACTGGAGTGTTACCCGTCCGACATCACCGAGCAGGATCCGGTCAACGAGCCCGCGCTGCCGGAAACGCTCAGGGGCGCCATGTCTTTCATCCATCGGCACGCCGCCAAGGATGTCAGCGTCAACGCCGTCGCCGCCGCCGTGCATCTGACACCCAGGGCGGTACAGTACCTGTTCCGTCGCCAACTCGGCACCACGCCAACCGAATACATTCGCCGGGTCAGGCTGGAGCGCGCCCATCATGAACTGCTGGCGGCCTCGCCGCCCAACGTCACGGTCACCGAGATCGCACAGCGTTGGGGTTTCGCGCACACCGGCCGGTTCGCGGTGGTCTACCGCCAGAAGTACGGCCAGAGTCCGCACACCACGCTGCGGCACATGACTGCGGGGTCGTGA
- a CDS encoding TetR/AcrR family transcriptional regulator, with the protein MKADPSAIDKAPGAGRPRDPRIDSAILSATAELLVQMGYSSLSLAAVAERAGTTKSALYRRWSSKAELVHEAAFPVAPTALEAPAGDFAADIRMMIEATRDVFTTPVVRAALPGLVADMTADPALNARVMSRFADLFATVRARLSDAVERGDAHPDVDPDRLIELIGGATMLRMLLRPEDDLDDEWVRQTTAILVHGVTR; encoded by the coding sequence ATGAAAGCAGACCCGTCCGCCATTGACAAGGCCCCCGGTGCCGGCCGGCCGCGGGACCCGCGAATCGACTCCGCCATCCTATCGGCCACCGCGGAACTGCTTGTCCAAATGGGCTATTCCAGCTTGAGCCTGGCCGCGGTCGCCGAGCGCGCGGGAACCACGAAATCGGCGCTGTACCGCCGCTGGTCGAGCAAGGCCGAATTGGTGCACGAGGCGGCCTTCCCGGTGGCGCCCACCGCGCTGGAGGCACCGGCCGGGGACTTCGCCGCCGACATCCGCATGATGATCGAGGCCACCCGCGACGTCTTCACCACCCCGGTCGTCCGCGCCGCTCTGCCGGGCCTGGTGGCCGACATGACGGCCGATCCCGCCCTGAACGCCCGGGTGATGTCGCGGTTCGCGGACCTGTTCGCGACGGTGCGCGCGCGGTTGAGTGACGCCGTCGAGCGGGGCGACGCGCATCCCGACGTGGATCCGGACCGGTTGATCGAGTTGATCGGCGGGGCCACGATGCTGCGCATGCTGCTGCGCCCGGAGGACGACCTCGACGATGAGTGGGTGCGGCAGACCACCGCCATCCTGGTGCACGGGGTGACGCGATGA
- a CDS encoding phosphotransferase family protein, whose translation MANEPVLDKVDRLQRSSRDVTTLPGVMSKWLSTVLPAGAAPEVTVESGVDSTGMSSETIILTARWQQDGSPVEQKLVTRVAPAPEDVQVFPTYRLDHQFEVIRKVGELTDVPVPPVRWLEPTGEVLGTPFFVMDYVDGVVPPDVMPYTFGNNWFADAPAERQRELQDATVGVLAKLHSIPNAEKTFGFLADGHDGDTALRRHFNWVRSWYDFAVPDIGASPLLERTFTWLEDNWPAEPAAREPVLLWGDARVGNVLYRDFQPVAVLDWEMVTLGPRELDVAWMIYAHMVFQELTGLAGLPGLPEVMREDDVRATYRRLTGVEVGDLRWFYVYSGVMWACVFMRTGARRVHFGETEKPDDVESLFYHAGLMRRLVGEGLIGEDN comes from the coding sequence GTGGCCAACGAACCCGTGCTCGACAAGGTCGACCGGCTCCAGCGCTCCAGCAGAGACGTCACGACGCTACCCGGCGTGATGTCGAAATGGCTTTCGACCGTGCTGCCCGCCGGGGCCGCGCCGGAGGTCACCGTCGAAAGCGGCGTCGACTCGACGGGGATGTCTTCGGAAACCATCATCCTGACCGCCCGCTGGCAGCAGGACGGCAGTCCCGTCGAGCAGAAACTCGTGACCAGGGTGGCGCCCGCCCCCGAAGACGTGCAGGTGTTCCCGACCTACCGGCTCGACCACCAATTCGAAGTCATCCGCAAAGTCGGCGAACTCACCGACGTCCCCGTCCCGCCGGTGCGCTGGCTCGAGCCCACCGGCGAGGTGCTCGGCACCCCGTTCTTCGTGATGGACTACGTCGACGGTGTGGTGCCGCCCGACGTCATGCCCTACACGTTCGGTAACAACTGGTTTGCCGACGCCCCGGCCGAGCGGCAGCGCGAACTGCAGGACGCAACCGTCGGGGTACTGGCGAAGTTGCATTCAATCCCCAACGCGGAGAAGACCTTTGGCTTCCTGGCCGATGGGCACGATGGCGACACCGCGCTGCGTAGGCACTTCAATTGGGTGCGGTCCTGGTACGACTTCGCGGTGCCCGACATCGGCGCCTCGCCGCTGCTGGAGCGGACCTTCACCTGGCTGGAGGACAACTGGCCGGCCGAACCCGCCGCGCGTGAACCCGTGCTGCTGTGGGGCGACGCGCGGGTGGGCAACGTCTTGTACCGCGACTTCCAGCCGGTGGCGGTGCTGGACTGGGAGATGGTCACCCTCGGCCCACGCGAGCTCGACGTCGCGTGGATGATCTACGCCCACATGGTGTTTCAAGAGCTGACCGGCCTGGCCGGGCTGCCGGGCCTGCCCGAGGTGATGCGCGAGGACGACGTGCGTGCCACCTATCGGCGACTGACCGGCGTGGAAGTCGGTGACTTGCGCTGGTTCTACGTCTACTCGGGCGTCATGTGGGCCTGCGTGTTCATGCGCACCGGCGCGCGCCGGGTGCACTTCGGCGAAACCGAGAAACCCGACGATGTGGAGTCGCTGTTCTACCACGCCGGGCTGATGCGAAGGTTGGTCGGCGAGGGCCTGATCGGAGAGGACAACTAA
- a CDS encoding SDR family NAD(P)-dependent oxidoreductase, producing the protein MTGRLAGRAAIVTGASRGLGRAIALALAADGAAVAVAGRTERVWDERLPGTIGETVADIEAAGGRAVAIRADLTDREDIARLVGTARDALGPITILVNNAAFTAPGRPPAPGSEPRAKSAKPASGPGKPGWPGFVSIPLAAYRRHFEIAVFAAYELMQLVCPDMIEAGRGSIINVTSVASRIPGDGPYPDRSGGVLPGYGGSKAALEHLTRCAAFDLADHRIAVNALSPSKPILTPGLAYYAREFDDTAAADEFARAAVELTLVDPGKVTGRTIGHLQVLDGSFRPFEPE; encoded by the coding sequence ATGACGGGGCGCCTGGCCGGGCGGGCCGCGATCGTCACCGGCGCCAGCCGCGGACTGGGCCGGGCGATCGCGCTGGCCCTCGCGGCCGACGGCGCCGCCGTGGCGGTGGCGGGTCGCACCGAGCGGGTCTGGGACGAGCGGCTGCCGGGAACCATCGGCGAGACGGTGGCCGACATCGAGGCGGCGGGCGGACGCGCGGTGGCGATCCGCGCCGACCTGACCGACCGCGAGGACATCGCCCGGTTGGTGGGCACGGCGCGGGATGCGCTGGGGCCCATCACGATTCTGGTGAACAATGCGGCCTTCACCGCGCCCGGCCGCCCGCCGGCGCCCGGTTCCGAACCGCGCGCCAAGTCGGCCAAGCCGGCGAGCGGCCCCGGCAAACCGGGGTGGCCGGGATTCGTCAGCATCCCGCTGGCCGCGTACCGCCGGCATTTCGAGATCGCCGTCTTCGCCGCCTACGAGCTGATGCAGCTGGTCTGCCCCGACATGATCGAAGCGGGTCGGGGGTCGATCATCAACGTCACCTCGGTCGCGTCGCGGATCCCGGGCGACGGGCCGTACCCGGACCGCAGCGGCGGCGTGCTGCCCGGGTACGGCGGATCCAAGGCGGCGCTCGAGCATCTGACCCGGTGCGCGGCGTTCGATCTCGCCGATCACCGCATCGCGGTGAATGCCCTGTCGCCGTCGAAACCGATCCTCACGCCGGGTCTGGCCTACTATGCGCGAGAGTTCGACGATACCGCCGCAGCGGACGAATTCGCCCGGGCCGCAGTGGAGTTGACACTCGTCGATCCCGGCAAAGTCACCGGTCGCACGATCGGTCATCTGCAGGTGCTCGACGGCAGCTTCCGGCCCTTCGAGCCGGAATAG
- a CDS encoding STAS domain-containing protein yields MTAFPDPHVPDPRAPVPHVPELLGQPRNRYQIDCAGPTIHVHARSTATVLRVDGEVDASNADLITEAVRRFARLRAPLVLDLGGLDFLAGSGLRALLVLHEEQQRAQLRYSVVSGAALRRLTQVVPDHGLPLAESVAAALAHIECATTARRRLVSGPARQHEPQRDVSAVVRGLAS; encoded by the coding sequence ATGACCGCTTTCCCCGATCCACATGTCCCCGATCCACGTGCTCCCGTTCCACATGTTCCCGAGTTGCTCGGCCAACCGCGCAACCGCTACCAAATCGATTGCGCCGGACCGACAATCCACGTTCACGCCCGCAGCACAGCCACCGTCTTGCGCGTCGACGGTGAGGTCGACGCGTCCAACGCCGACCTGATCACCGAGGCAGTTCGCCGGTTTGCGCGGCTGAGGGCCCCGCTGGTGCTCGACCTCGGTGGCCTGGACTTCCTCGCCGGCTCGGGCCTGCGCGCGCTGCTGGTCCTCCACGAGGAGCAGCAGCGGGCCCAGCTGCGATACAGCGTGGTCAGCGGCGCGGCGTTGCGCCGGCTCACCCAGGTCGTGCCCGACCACGGGCTGCCCCTCGCCGAATCGGTCGCCGCGGCCCTTGCGCACATCGAATGTGCCACAACGGCCCGCCGCCGGCTGGTGTCGGGCCCGGCGCGGCAGCACGAGCCGCAGCGCGACGTGTCGGCGGTTGTCCGCGGGCTGGCTTCCTAA
- a CDS encoding alpha/beta fold hydrolase: protein MSARRSARAVDPFPDVLPPSETVTVRATDGTRLHAEVFGPPGGYPIVLAHGITCTIRAWAYQIADLADDYRVIAFDHRGHGRSGMPRRDGYSLKHLASDLNSVLDATLAPHERAVLAGHSMGGITIAAWSARYRHMVRRRADAVALINTTTGDLVRKVQLLSVPRGLSPARVAAARALIHAFGGFPIPSAARVPSRYLVGMLAVGREADPSIARIVHRLFEQTSPAGRAGCARMLVAALGSRYLELDGLTVPTLVIGSERDRLTPISQARRIAGTAPNVVGLVELPGGHCSMLEHPREVNRHLRALAESVTRDVRISS, encoded by the coding sequence ATGAGTGCTCGACGATCGGCTCGCGCCGTCGACCCGTTCCCCGATGTGTTACCACCCAGCGAAACGGTCACTGTCCGGGCGACCGACGGCACCCGGTTGCACGCCGAGGTGTTCGGGCCGCCGGGCGGCTACCCGATTGTCCTGGCACACGGCATCACCTGCACCATCCGGGCCTGGGCCTACCAGATCGCCGATCTGGCCGACGACTACCGGGTGATCGCCTTCGACCATCGCGGCCATGGGCGCAGCGGAATGCCTCGGCGCGACGGTTACAGCCTGAAACACCTTGCCTCCGACCTGAATTCGGTGCTGGATGCGACGCTGGCGCCGCACGAGCGCGCCGTGCTGGCCGGACATTCGATGGGCGGCATCACGATCGCCGCGTGGTCGGCGCGGTACCGGCACATGGTCCGCCGGCGCGCCGACGCGGTCGCGCTGATCAATACCACGACCGGGGATCTGGTCCGCAAGGTGCAGCTGCTGTCGGTGCCGCGCGGGCTGTCGCCGGCCCGGGTGGCCGCCGCCCGCGCTCTCATCCACGCGTTCGGCGGGTTTCCGATCCCGAGCGCCGCCCGCGTCCCGAGCCGCTACCTCGTCGGAATGCTGGCGGTGGGCCGGGAAGCCGATCCCAGCATCGCGAGGATCGTCCATCGGCTCTTCGAGCAGACCTCACCCGCGGGGCGCGCCGGTTGCGCCAGGATGCTGGTCGCCGCGTTGGGCTCGCGATACCTGGAGCTGGACGGTTTGACGGTGCCGACCCTGGTCATCGGCAGCGAACGCGACCGGCTGACCCCGATCAGTCAGGCCCGCAGGATCGCGGGCACCGCGCCCAACGTCGTCGGCCTCGTCGAGCTTCCCGGCGGCCACTGCTCGATGCTGGAACACCCGCGCGAGGTGAACCGCCACCTGCGGGCACTCGCCGAGTCGGTGACCCGGGACGTGCGGATCAGTTCATAG
- a CDS encoding flavin monoamine oxidase family protein: MSRREFGAAAAGVVGGGLMAACTTRRPLTAGRPRPGRPPVLVIGAGMAGLSAARSLADAGWPVRVIEARDRIGGRVHTDRSWGAPLEMGASWIHGTVDNPLMKLARQAQAQLVTTDYYSWAKLVVDPKLSPLDYDPTLWRAFVERARFQVDGGSLGAAVDAAVGGVALSASDRAQLAFYLTTEIENEFAADANQLSAITFDEGDYTGGDQVVITNGYDALPRLLAGGLQIELNTPVTAIAQRDDSVIVRSKDRSFQGRAAIVTVPLGVLKSGAITFDPPLPARHRHAVDALGFGVLSKSFFRFNRRGWTSDNAFYQYLAADPGVWAQWFTMPAASGPIVLALNAGDRGRAVESSSPPDLMATALPVARRLFGDVSPVEVKTSTWSSDPYARGAYSFHAPGSGLDDRRRLQEPIGDRLYLAGEAVGIDNPATVHGAAASGRHAAEQLLRRLSR, encoded by the coding sequence ATGTCCCGTCGGGAATTCGGCGCGGCGGCCGCGGGCGTGGTCGGCGGCGGGCTGATGGCCGCCTGCACCACGCGGCGCCCGCTGACCGCCGGCCGACCGCGCCCGGGCCGCCCGCCGGTGCTCGTCATCGGCGCCGGCATGGCCGGCCTGTCCGCCGCCCGCAGCCTCGCCGATGCGGGCTGGCCGGTGCGGGTGATCGAGGCCCGCGACCGCATCGGCGGCCGAGTCCACACCGACCGCTCCTGGGGCGCACCGCTGGAGATGGGCGCGTCGTGGATCCACGGCACGGTGGACAACCCGCTGATGAAGCTGGCGCGGCAAGCGCAGGCGCAGCTGGTCACAACCGATTACTACAGCTGGGCCAAGCTGGTTGTCGATCCCAAACTTTCACCGCTCGACTACGACCCGACATTATGGCGGGCGTTTGTGGAACGAGCGCGGTTCCAGGTCGACGGTGGCAGCCTGGGCGCCGCGGTCGACGCCGCGGTCGGCGGCGTAGCACTGTCCGCCTCCGACCGCGCCCAATTGGCGTTCTACCTCACCACCGAGATCGAGAACGAGTTCGCCGCCGACGCGAATCAATTGTCAGCCATCACCTTTGACGAGGGCGACTACACCGGCGGCGATCAGGTTGTCATCACGAACGGCTACGACGCCCTGCCAAGGCTGCTCGCCGGCGGGCTGCAGATCGAACTGAACACCCCGGTCACCGCGATCGCGCAGCGCGACGACTCCGTCATCGTACGGTCGAAAGATCGCTCGTTCCAAGGACGCGCCGCCATCGTCACCGTTCCCCTCGGCGTGCTCAAATCCGGTGCGATCACTTTCGATCCGCCGCTGCCCGCCCGCCACCGCCACGCGGTCGACGCCCTGGGCTTCGGAGTGCTGTCCAAGAGCTTCTTCCGGTTCAACCGGCGCGGTTGGACATCGGACAACGCCTTCTACCAATATCTCGCCGCCGACCCCGGCGTGTGGGCCCAGTGGTTCACCATGCCGGCAGCGTCGGGTCCGATCGTACTGGCGCTCAACGCCGGTGACCGCGGTCGCGCCGTGGAGTCCTCCTCACCGCCGGATCTGATGGCGACCGCGCTGCCCGTCGCGCGCCGGCTGTTCGGCGACGTCTCGCCGGTGGAGGTCAAGACGTCGACCTGGAGCTCCGACCCGTACGCGCGGGGCGCCTACTCCTTTCACGCCCCCGGCTCCGGCCTCGACGACCGGCGCCGACTACAGGAACCGATCGGCGACCGGCTCTACCTGGCGGGCGAAGCGGTCGGCATCGACAATCCGGCCACGGTGCACGGCGCCGCGGCCAGTGGCCGGCACGCCGCCGAGCAGTTGCTGCGCCGCTTGAGTCGTTAG
- a CDS encoding 13E12 repeat family protein, whose translation MSAEQARERMGAALDAIDAAHDVLRETSSDVVGNDFRVGVAERLEFQDRTNRGLMYRFFAEIADPPDGSGYVPSVRDKLWARLRITPNEITRRFRLAARIRPRRSLTGPPVPPELPALAAAVADGAVGEDHIRAVCAAVDVLPSCVAPSDAADAELALVRHATKLDAGVVAKLGRRIADHLNPDGLFDDADRARRRRLHLGPQGPDGMSPLSGLLDPEARAYFEAVAAAVRPGRHQPGGQDEDPEARDRRTPAQRCHDAFKLGLEAAVASGRLGAHRGHPVTVVVTTTLGELDRAAHAVVDPSVPMPAPATTGGGSRLPMPDLIRMAARGIHYLAVFDDHTGRPLYLGRQKRIATADQRLICYARDRGCTRPNCLEPGYHCEVHHCPDWAAGGRTDADKLFFACGCDHAAASRGEWRTEVDGDGRLGWTDGSGPAETNHAHHPDELLRGDPDPPDTDEG comes from the coding sequence ATGAGCGCCGAACAGGCACGAGAGCGGATGGGCGCCGCTCTCGACGCGATCGACGCCGCCCACGACGTGCTGCGGGAGACCTCGTCGGACGTGGTCGGCAACGACTTCAGGGTCGGGGTCGCCGAACGGCTGGAATTCCAGGACCGCACCAACCGGGGGCTGATGTACCGGTTCTTCGCGGAAATCGCCGACCCGCCCGACGGAAGCGGCTACGTGCCGTCGGTCCGCGACAAGCTGTGGGCGCGGCTGCGCATCACGCCCAACGAGATCACCCGCCGCTTCCGGCTCGCGGCGCGGATCCGGCCGCGGCGCTCGCTGACCGGGCCGCCCGTGCCACCGGAGCTACCGGCACTGGCGGCCGCGGTCGCCGACGGCGCGGTCGGCGAGGACCACATCCGGGCGGTGTGCGCGGCGGTGGATGTGCTGCCCTCCTGCGTAGCGCCCTCGGATGCGGCGGACGCGGAGCTCGCCCTGGTGCGGCACGCGACCAAGCTCGACGCCGGCGTCGTCGCCAAGCTGGGCCGGCGGATCGCCGACCACCTCAATCCCGACGGCCTGTTCGACGACGCCGACCGGGCCCGACGCCGGCGGCTGCACCTGGGCCCGCAGGGGCCCGACGGCATGTCGCCGCTGTCCGGACTGCTCGACCCCGAGGCCCGCGCCTACTTCGAAGCCGTCGCAGCGGCCGTGCGGCCGGGCCGGCATCAACCCGGTGGGCAGGACGAAGATCCCGAAGCGCGCGATCGGCGCACACCGGCCCAACGCTGCCATGACGCGTTCAAGCTCGGCCTCGAAGCCGCCGTCGCCTCCGGGCGGCTCGGGGCCCACCGCGGCCATCCCGTCACCGTGGTCGTCACCACCACGTTGGGCGAGCTCGACCGGGCCGCACACGCGGTCGTCGACCCGTCGGTGCCCATGCCGGCGCCCGCCACGACCGGCGGCGGTTCCAGGCTGCCGATGCCGGATCTGATTCGCATGGCGGCCAGGGGAATTCATTACTTGGCGGTGTTCGACGACCATACCGGCCGGCCACTGTATCTGGGCCGGCAGAAACGCATCGCCACCGCCGACCAGAGACTCATCTGCTATGCCCGCGACCGCGGTTGCACCCGGCCCAACTGCCTCGAGCCGGGTTATCACTGCGAGGTTCACCATTGCCCGGACTGGGCGGCCGGTGGCCGAACCGACGCGGACAAACTGTTTTTCGCGTGCGGATGTGACCACGCCGCGGCCAGCCGTGGTGAATGGCGCACGGAGGTCGACGGCGACGGGCGGCTCGGCTGGACGGATGGCAGCGGGCCAGCCGAGACCAATCACGCTCACCACCCCGACGAACTGCTGCGCGGCGATCCCGACCCGCCAGATACGGACGAGGGCTGA
- a CDS encoding DUF4129 domain-containing protein: MPGMDKPTGRVVALIALLLVVSAALRGYLPAPHHAAYGEQGSGRAALIIVVAALGVTLALVAVAVVARLRDPRAAAPHAGQLSEMLGNGKGRPSWRVVLIGSAVIVAWLLLVLVVSHLLSTHGVGQAPPPPATGAASPQDVNAPAPQRPHRQSGDMLGILLAATVPMMLIIVTGTLVISRRRGRGATATVAADPAETAVAPTRSESLARAAERGLAEMTDLSREPREAIIACYAAMERELANVPGAVPQDFDTPTEVLARAVERHALHAENAVQLVDLFAEARFSPHVMNEGHRDLAVRVLQLVLDELGSRSAA; encoded by the coding sequence ATGCCCGGTATGGACAAGCCGACGGGGCGGGTCGTCGCCCTGATCGCGCTGCTGCTCGTCGTCTCCGCCGCCCTGCGTGGTTACCTGCCGGCCCCCCACCACGCGGCATACGGCGAGCAGGGCAGCGGCCGGGCGGCGCTGATCATCGTGGTGGCGGCCCTGGGCGTCACTCTGGCGCTGGTGGCGGTCGCCGTGGTCGCCCGGCTGCGCGACCCGCGCGCGGCGGCGCCGCACGCCGGCCAGCTGTCCGAGATGCTCGGCAACGGGAAGGGCCGGCCGAGCTGGCGGGTGGTGCTGATCGGGTCGGCGGTGATCGTGGCGTGGCTGCTGCTCGTGTTGGTGGTGTCGCATCTGTTGTCGACCCACGGTGTCGGTCAGGCGCCGCCCCCGCCGGCGACCGGCGCCGCATCGCCGCAGGATGTGAACGCCCCGGCGCCGCAGCGGCCCCATCGGCAGAGCGGGGACATGCTCGGCATCCTGCTCGCCGCCACCGTTCCGATGATGTTGATCATCGTCACCGGGACGCTGGTCATATCGCGGCGCCGGGGGCGCGGGGCGACGGCTACCGTCGCCGCCGATCCCGCCGAAACCGCCGTCGCACCAACGCGTTCGGAATCATTGGCGCGGGCGGCCGAACGGGGGCTGGCCGAGATGACCGACCTCAGCCGGGAACCCCGCGAGGCGATCATCGCCTGCTACGCGGCCATGGAGCGCGAGCTCGCCAACGTGCCCGGCGCCGTCCCGCAGGACTTCGACACCCCGACCGAGGTGCTGGCGCGGGCGGTCGAACGCCATGCGCTGCACGCCGAGAACGCCGTGCAATTGGTGGATCTGTTCGCCGAGGCGCGGTTCAGCCCGCACGTGATGAACGAGGGCCACCGCGACCTGGCGGTGCGCGTTCTGCAGTTGGTCCTCGACGAACTGGGCTCACGGAGCGCAGCATGA